The region ACCTCCTTCGGCAGGCAGATCGCCCTGATGCTGGAACAGGACTTCCGGGATTCCCGGGTCGTCACCCTCGCGGACCACGAGCGCCGCGGCAAGCTGCCCCAGATCCTGGAGAAGCTGGTCAACCTGTTTGCCTGGTTCCTGTAGGGGCGTTCCGGGGGCGCCCCGCAAGCATGAGGCGAAACCAGAGCCGGACCAACCCCGCCGCCGCCATGGCTGCGGGGAGGGTGCCGAAAAACCGCTTCAGGCGGCGCTCGTACAGCCCCAGCCAGCGAGGCTCGACCTCTCCCGGCCCCTGCCCCCGGAAAAAGGCGCGGCGGGTGTCCAGCCAGAAGAACGGCTGCCAGGCATTGGCGGCCACATGACGGCCGGTGGTGCGCCAGAAGGCGCGGCGCCATCCCCCCGGCCGGCGGGCAAGCAGGGCGCGGATGCCAGCCAGGAGCGGGTGGAGCGAGAGCCGCCCGGTATCGGCGTCGAGGCGGTACAGCCCGGGAAGGGCGGTAAAGAATTCCGTCCACCCCGCCACCAGGCAGTTGACGATGATGGCGTTCAACACCTGCCGCTCCCACAGCCCCTCCGCTTCAAAACGGCGGGCCGAGGTGCCGACTTCGGCCGGGAGGAGCAGCCAGTCGCACCGTTGCGCCGCCGCAGCCACGAAGTGCAGGTCCTCCAGAAAGGGCATCCGTTCGTCAAAGCCGCCCAAGGAGCGGAAAAACGGGCGGGGCAGCATGAACCCCTGGTCGCCCCGGATGCATTCGGGGCGGGCGAGGCGCGCCTTGGCCTCGTAAAAGAAGTAGGCCGGGGAGGGCGCGCCGTTGCTCCGGCAGAAACGGAGGGCAAAGCGCCCGGCGGCCTCATGGCACCCGACGGCCGCCTGCCGGGCCCGCAATGCCGACAGTCCGCGTGCCAGGGCATCGGCCGCAACGAACGTGGAATCGGCATGGAGAAACAGCAGCGTATCGGCTTGGGCAACGGCGGCGCCGGCATTCATCTGGCGGCCGCGGCCGCGGGACGCGGAGACGACCTCTGCCGGGAACGGCGCCTGCCGGGCCAGGCGGGCGGCCCGCTGGGGGGTGCCGTCCTCCGAACCGCCGTCGCAGAGGACCAGTTCGAAGCAGAGGCCCTGTTGGGCGGCAAGGGTGGCGAACAGGGATGGCAGGTGGGCGGCCTCGTTGAGGACCGGCACGATGATGGAGAGTTCAGGGGGATGATCACATGTCATTATGTCGTGGCGCTCCGGGAGAATGCAGACCAGTGTATCCGAATCAGCCACATTTGCAATCCCAAGCTGACCTGGAGTTGATCGACACCCACTGCCACCTGGACCTGGAGCCGCTGGCACCGCACCTGCCCCGGGTGCTTGCGGCGGCCCGCCGGGCCGGCGTCACCCGGTTCGTGGTGCCGGGAGTGCATCCCGACGGCTGGCAGCGGATCAGGGCATTGGCGACGGCGCACCACGAGATCCTGCCCGCCGCCGGCATCCACCCCATGCACGCCGACGTGGCAAACGACGACACCCTCGCCGCCCTAGCCGGCATGGCCGCCGACAGCGTTGCCATCGGCGAGATCGGCCTGGACCCGGCGTATCCCGTCCCCCTCGAAATCCAGGAGGCCGCGTTCCGCGAGCAACTCGGGCTGGCCATCTCCCACGGCTTGCCGGTGCTGGTGCATTGCCGCCGGGCCTTCCACCGCACCCTGCAGATCATGCGGGAGGAACGGGCCGACCGGGTCGGGGGCATCATGCACGCCTTTTCCGGGTCCCTGGAGATGGCGCGGGAGTTCATCCGTCTCGGCTTCTGCATCTCCCTGTCCGGCACCCTGACCTGGCACGAAGCGGTGCGCCCCCTGCACCTCGCCCGGGAGGTACCGCTGGACCGGCTCGTTCTGGAAACCGACGCACCCGACATGCCCCCCCAGGGCCACCGGGGGAGCCCCAACCAGCCGGCCTGGCTGGTGGAGACCCTGCTCGCCCTGGCAGCGGCAAAAAACAGTACACCGGAGGCCGTTGCCACCGCCACGCGGGAAAACAGCGTCAGGGTGCTCGGCCTCGCCAGGGAGCGCAACGTTTCTTGACTCGCCTTATCCCGTAGCAGCTTGAGCGCACCATGCGGCACACTATCGCGAACGCGGCTATTGCAGGCGCTTGCACCCCCCATGGCCGCCAGTGCATTTATTCTGCGATTTGACCGGACAGCACCGACCACCTATCCACATTTATTGCACAATCCACAAATATTGACAGATTCCCTGTTCCAATCTCCCGCAGGCCTGCGCCATGCACTCCCGCCTTCAGGCTGCAATATCTATTGCAGCCTGAAAATGAGCCGTTGGAGTCAACATGCGCCAACATTTCGATATCTTTACTATATTTTTTTGGGCTCGATACCTGCACATTTACAATCATACATAATAGAATACGCCGGTTCGGCCGCCGGAAAAGCGGCCACCCCCCGGCTTACCTCTACGATCCAAGTACACAGTGGGGAGGTGCTCGTATGACAAAGGGGAAATGCACATCGTGGATATTCCTGCCGCTTGCATGTGCGGTACTCATGGTGGGGGGATGCAGCGGCAACACGACCAACAATTACGGTTCGGGGAGCAGCCCGGCAAGCGCCTCCCAGAACCCCCTCAACCCGAAGACACTCGTCCAGTTCAAGAATCCCTTTGTCGAAATCCCCATCGCGCCGGCTCCCACGGCCAATAGCTATACGGCAACGGCGCGCAAGAACGATGACTGGGACTTCGGCCTGCGCATCGTCGATGGCGTGACCGGCCAGACCATACGCCCCAAAGATCCGGTCACCGGCCAGACCATCAAGACCCCGACGTGGTACTATGACGTCAACGACGCCCCTCTGGGAATTTACGGCGCCACGGTCGAGACCACATCCAACAACCCGGTGACCATAACCTATGTGAACGACCTGCGGGACGAGCTGCCCGATCCCAACGCGACCGGGCTCGTCAAGGGGATCAAGGGAACCGGGACGCTCCTGACCAAACACCTTCTGGCCGTCGATACGACGGTGGACGGCATGAACCTGGGCGAACCGGAGGTCAGGACCGTGCCCCACCTCCACGGCGGGCATGTGGACTGGCGTTTCGACGGCCATCCCGAGGCATGGTTCACCAATATCCCGGCCAGCCAGCAAACCGCCGTCAAATACGGCCTGGCCGCCGACCCCTCCCGGGGCTTTCCGGGGAGACCTTCGGACAACAAGGCCATCTACACCTACGCCAATGACCAGAACGCCGCGACCCTCTGGTTCCACGACCACTCCTACGGCATCACCCGGCTCCAGGCCTACGCCGGCATAGCGGCCTTCTACCTGATCCGCGACAGCTTCGAGGACGCCCTCGGCCTCCCCAGGGGGCCGCTCGGCCCCAATCCGGTGGTGCCGACGCTTACGTCCTACAAGTACGACCTGCCGCTCGTCATCCAGGACAAGGCCTTCACCGCCGACGGCGCCCTGGTCTTCCCGACGTTCACCAACCTGGGGCTGTACACCTTCAACGCCCTGCGGGACAAGAACGGCAATGCAACCAATACCATACGACCGGAGATGTTCGGCAACGTCAACGTCGTCAACGGTATGGCCTGGCCCTCCAAGACGGTGGAACAGACCGCCTACCGCTTCCGCGTTCTGAACGCTGCCGATTCGCGGGTCTACAACCTCTGGCTGGAGGATGCGGACGACGGCACCGTGATCACACCGGCCCTGGCGGCACAGGCGGCGACGGGCGCCGGCCAGCCCGGCCTCGCCTGGCCGGTCATCCAGATCGCGGCGGAGCAGGGGCTCTTCCCCACGGCCGTCCCGGTCATGACCGGTGCCCGCGATCTGGGGCTGACCCTGGCCAACGCCGAGCGTGCCGACATCGTCATCGACTTCTCCCACCCCGTATTCAGGAAGAACGGGGCGGGGCGGAAGCTGATCCTGCGCAATGACGCCCCGGCCCCCTTTGGCGGCCTGTTCGGTCCGGCCAATGAGGACATGTCCACCCTCGACCCCAACACCACCGGCAAGGTAATGCGGTTCGTGGTGGATGCCGCCACCACGGCGACCTCCTACGACGCCCAGATCAAGGCGTGGACCGCCTCGCTGCGTCCCTTTGCCCAGCAGGGGGGGGACCTCAACGCCGCAACCCCGGGCACGGTGAGGTATATCGACCTGCAGGAGCGCAAAGACGCGGCCTACGCCTTTTTCGATCCCATCGCCAATACCACGGTCTACCGCACCGAACTGCTCATCAACGGTCTCCGCTTTTCCGACCCGATCACGGAGAACGTCCCCCACGATGCGGTGGAGGAGTGGGTGATCATCAACACCACCCCCGACATGCATCCGCTCCACCTGCACCTGGTCAAGTTCCAGATCATCGAGAAGGGACATATCAAGGCGGGGCCGGGAGGTACGCCGCTCACAGATACCGAACGCGCCCTCCTGGGGTTGCCGCCCCAGCCCGCTCCCCCCGAGCCCCCCTTCTCCCCGCCGAACTATATCCGGGCGGACGGCGCCGGCGCCCTGCCGGCCCCGATCACGTCCTACACGGCCTACATGCCCAACACCGATCCGCGGGACGACCCGTCGGGCACCCCCACCGGGACCCTGGTGCCGGACACCCCCGGCAACTCGCTCTTTGCCCGCTCGGGCAACGAGATAGGCTACAAGGACATGGTGAAGGTGCCGCCGGCCATGGTCTCCTATGACCCGAACGCCGGGGGCGAGGTGGTGAACCCGGGCTACGTGCGCATCAGGGCCAGGTTCGACCTGCCGGCCGGCGCCCAGGCCCCGGCCACCTACATGTACCACTGCCACATCATTTCCCACGAGGACGAGGAGATGATGCGCCCCTTCACGGTAAAGTAGCTGCGGGGCTGCTGCAGATGATGACGGCGGGCCATCGGCCCGCCGTCATCTCGCCACCATAATCGTATCAGGGATTTGACAGGTGACACCATGACCATAAGCGGGCGTATCTATCGCAAAGCAGGGCTCTTCGTGGCAGGCTGCCTGATGGCCGGAGTGTGCGGCTGCTCGGGCAAGGCCGACCTTACCGGGAAGTGGGGAGGGAAGATGACGCTGCCGGAAACCGGCAAATCCCTGAGCGACCTGGAATTCGACCTTACCCAGAAGGGGGGAGAGATCCACGGCACCATGAACTTTACCAAGGTGGACGGCGGCAAGGTCAAGCTGAAGGGCACCCGGAACGGCGACGAACTGAAATTTACCACGGAACACAAACGGGGCCTTACGATCGGCTTTACCGGGACCGTGAAAAGCGGTTCCCGGGTCAACGGCAGCGCCATCCTTGCCTATTCCGACCCGAAGGTGCCGGTCAAGCAGGATGCCGTCACCCTGGAGCTGACAAAGAAATAGTCGGGAAGCCCACACAAGCGATCACGAGCGCCCGGTGCCACATGCCCGGGCGTTCGTGCCTTTTCATGTCCGGCGCTCCGCCCCGGAGCGGCTCGGCCGGAGCCTGCCGCGCCGAAGGTCGCGCTGTTTCATGATGACGAAGATGACCGGGGTCATGATCAGCACATGAATGGCCGAGGTGATCATGCCGCCGATCATGGGCGCGGCGATGGGACGCATCACGTCGGCGCCGGCGCCGGCGGACCACATGAGCGGCGCCAGGCCGAGCAGCGCCACCGCCACGGTCATCAACTTGGGACGCAGCCGCAGGACCGCCCCCTCGCAGGTGGCGTCAACGATATCCTGGGCGGTAACCGCCCCCTGGCGGAGCTTGCGGTCCAGGGCCTCGTGCAGGTAGAGGACCATGACCACGCCGGTCTCCACCGCGATGCCGTACAGCGCAATGAAGCCGACCCACACCGCCACCGAGAGGTGATAGTGCAGCAGGTACAGCAGGTATACGCCCCCCACCAGCGCGAACGGCACCGAGAGCATGACCATGCCCGCCTCCAGGGCCGATGAAAAGGTGAAATAGAGCAGCACGAAGATGATCAGAAGACCCAGGGGGACCATGATCTGCAGCCGCTCCCGGGCGCGGAGCTGGTTTTCCCATTGGCCCGACCAGGCGATGGAATACCCGGGGGGGAGGTTGATCTGCCGGTTCAGGGCCTGTTTGGCCTCCTGGACAAAGCCCCCCATGTCCCTGCCCCGCACGTTGAGGAAGACCAGCGAACGGAGCATGCCCCCTTCGCTGCCGATCTCGGGCGGACCGGAGCGGGTAGTGATCCGGCTCACCAGGGAGAGCGGCACCGGGGTGCCGTCCGCTCCCGCCACCAGGATACGGGGGATAGCCTCCAGGGCATCCCGCTGGTCGCGGTTGTAACGGACCCTGATGGGGAAACGTCCCCTGCCGCCCCCCATCCCCATGGCCTCCGAGATCATCCCGCCGCCGAGCGCCGTTTCGATCACGTCCTGCACATCCTGTACCTGGACCCCGTAGCGGGCCGCAGCCAGGCGATCCACGGTTATGTCCAGGTAGCCCCCCCCGGTGGTCCGCTCGGCCACCACATCGGCCGCGCCGGGAATCCGCTTGAGGACCGCCTCGGCCTGTATGGCCAGGTCCCTCAGCACGTTCAGGTCGCTGCCGTAGATCTTTACCCCCAGATCGGTGCGGACCCCGGTGGAGAGCATGTTGATGCGGTTGATGATCGGCTGGGTCCAGCCGTTGCGCACGCCGGTCTGCTGCAGCTTGCCGTCCAGTTCGGCCACGATGTCGTCTTTCGTGACGCCGGGGCGCCACAACTCCCGCGGCTTGAGGATGATGATGGATTCGAACATAGAAACCGGCGCCGGGTCGGTGGCGGTCTCCGCCCGCCCCACCTTGCCCAGGACCGAGGCGACCTCCGGCTGCCCCTTGATGACGGCGTCCTGCACCTGGATCAGGCGCTTCGCTTCGGTGATGGAGATCGTGGGAAGCGTGACCGGCATATAGAGCAGCGATCCCTCGTCCAGGTTGGGCATGAACTCGCTGCCGAGGGAGAAGAACAGCGGGATGGCCGCCAGAAGCGCGGCGGCATTGAGGGCGATGACCGTCTTCTTGCGGTGAAGCGCCCAGCGGATGACCGGGCCATACAGCCGGATGAAGAACGACGAGACCGGATTGGCGCTTTCAGGGGACATCCTGCCCCGCAGCAGCAGACACATGAGGACCGGCACCAGGGTTATGGCGCAGATGCCCGATGCCAGCATGGTGAAGGTCTTGGTGAACGCGAGCGGGTGGAAGAGCTTTCCCTCCTGCCCCTCCAGGAGAAAGACCGGCACGAACGAGAGGATGATGATCGCCAGGGAGAAGCAGATCGCCCTGCCCACCTGGCACGATGAAGAGACGACGACCTCCAGCCGGCGTTGTTTTCGCTCCTCGGGCGGCAGTTCCGCCAGGCGGCGGTAGCCGTTCTCCACCATGATGACCCCGGCGTCCACCAGGACCCCGATGGCGATGGCGATCCCCCCCAGGGACATGATGTTGGAACTGACGCCCATGAGCTTCATGGGGATAAAGGCGCAGATGACCGCCACCGGCAGGGTCAGGATGATGACCAGTGCGCTCCGCAGGTGCAGGAGGAAGAGCAGCACGACCAGCGCCACGACCAGCGATTCTTCCCCCAAGGCCCTCTTCAGGGTGGCAACGGCCCTGTCGATCAATTCCGAGCGGTCATAGGCCGTGACGATCTCGACCCCCTGGGGGAGTCCCTTGTGCAGGGAGGCGATCTTTTCCTTGACCCGCTGGATGACCTGGGCGGCGTTCTCGCCGTAGCGCATGACGATAATGCCGCCCACCGCCTCGCCCTCGCCGTTCAGGTCGAGCAGTCCGCGGCGGAACGCCCCTCCCGTCTGGACGGTCCCCAGATTCCTGACCAGGACCGGGATGCCGTTGTGATCGGTCGTAACCGGGGTATCCCCGATGTCCCCGACCGATGCGGCGGCACCTTTCCCCTGGATGATGAATTCGGCGTTGGCCTGCTCCACGACCCGGCCGCCGGCCTCCCCGTTGGACCGTTTGAGCGCCCTGATCACATCAGCCGTGGTGACACCATAGGTGAAGAGCCTTTTGGGGTCCAACTCCACCTGGTATTCCCGCACGAAACCGCCGATGGAGGCGACCTCCGCAACGCCCTGGACCGTGCCGAGCTGATAGCGCACGAACCAGTCCTGCAGGGTGCGCAACTGTTCCAGGGTGTACCCGCTGGCGCGCAGGGTGTACCAGAACACATGGCCGACGCCCGTGCCCTCGGGACCGATCCGGGGGGCGACGCCGGGGGGGAGGAAGGAAGAGGCGTAGGCGAGGCGTTCCATGACCCGTGCCCTGGCCCAATAGATATCGGCCTGGTCGTCGAAGATGACGTAGATCATGGAAAACCCGAAGGCGGAGGAGGCCCGTACCGCCTTGACCCGGGAAAGGCCCTGAAGGTTGGTCGCCAGCGGGTAGGTAACCTGGTCTTCCACCACCTGGGGGGAGCGGCCGGGGAAATCGGTGAAGACGATCACCTGATTGTCCGACAGGTCGGGGATGGCGTCGATCGGGGTGGTGCGGAACGACCAGAGGCCCCAGCCGATGAGAGCGGCAAAGCCGAGCAGGACGATGATGCGGTTTTGTGCCGAAAACGCTATAATTCGTTCGATCATACCGTCTCGTGCTCCGTCAGCGCCGTTTGGGCTGCGTCATGTCCTGCGATGTTCCGGCAGGGGACGATGGCGCCATATCCATATCCCCCATGTCCATGTCGCCCCCTGGGCCGGCCGGATGTTTCCCGCTCGCCGGCGGGGCGCCGCGCTGCGGGGAGGAAACGGCCGGCCCGGCGGGGATCTGCCGGCCGCCCGGCTTGAGCTGGGCCTCCGAATCGATCAGAAAGGCCCCGTTGACGGCCACGGCATCGTCCTTCTGCAAACCGGCCAGAATCTGGACATCGCTGCGATAGCGTACGCCGACGCCGACCTCGCGGGGAACGAAGACCCCCTGCTTCACCTGCACCCAGACCAGGTTCCGGTCGCCGGTGTTCACCACCGCTTCGGCAGGCACCGCCAGGCCGGTGCCCAGGGGAACCTGGACCGTTGCGTTGACCACCATCTCCGGCTTGAGCAGGAGCTGCCGGTTGTCCACCGCCACCCGCACCCGGTTTGTCCTGCTCTTCGGGTTGAGGAAAGGATAGATGTAGGTGATGCGGCCAATGAACTCTCGGGAGGGGTAGGAGCGGCTGGAGAGCGCTACCTGCTGGCCCGGCTTGAGAAAAGGAAACTCGTCTTCGTACACGTCCAGCTCGCCCCAGACCCGGGAGAGGTCGGCGACGCTGAACAGGGGGTCGCCCGCCTTGACGTACTGCCCCTCCTGCACATTCTTCTCCGTGACGACCCCATCCATGGGGGGATAGACCGGAATACGCACCGCCGGCCGGGAGGTCTTCTCGAGCTCCCTGAATTGGGCGTCCCCAAAGCCCAGCTGGACAAGGCGGAGCCGGGCCCGGTACAGCGGCGATGCTCCGTCCCGGAGCAGGGGCGCCCGCTCCTCCCGGCCCTTCGCCAAAAGCAGCGTGAGGTACTCTTCCTCGGCGCCGGCGAGTTCGGGAGAAAACAGTTCGGCAACGGGCTGCCCCCTGGCCACGCGCATGCCGACCATGGAGGCATGGAGCTTCTCGATCCGCCCCGCGCTCCATGCCGAGACCTTCGCCTGGCGGGTCTGGTCGTAATTGATGATCCCCGCCGCTTCGATGGCTTTGAAGAGCGGCTTGTACAGGACCTTCGCCACCTCGAGGTTCGCCATCACCTGTTGCGCCGGCGAGAGATAGACGTGCTCCTTGAGGTTCAGGTCCCGCACGTCCCCCTTCCCCGCGACCTTGGGCACCAGTTCCATATTGCAGATGGGGCAGGTTCCCGGACGGTCCTTGACGACGAAAGGGTGCATGGGGCAGGTATACTCGTGCGCTTGCCTTGCCGCCGCCGTTGCAGGCGGTGCCTGATGGCCGCGCCGAAGGAGAAGGAGTGAGGCGGCGACAAGCGACAGCAGTACGACGAAAAGCACTATCCGCTTTGTGGTGACGGCCATGGCTCGGGCTCCCGTCGCTGGTGTGGAACTGGGGAAACGATGCGGCGTCCGCCCTTCCGGGCGGCAACGACGATGTATCTTACCATAGCGCCGTCGAATTACAACCAAAGCCAACTCCCGGACGACAAACGGCGCACCCCGCAGGTCCATGCCGATCGTGCCGATGGGCAGGCCCCCCATGTCATGGTGCATCGTGTCCGCTTTTATGTTTTTTGCGCCGAAATGACTTGCACAGGCGCCGATCAGAGGGTAAGCTTTACCGTCAACCCTTGCGAGGAGCTTCGTCATGAAATATTTCGGTGTCTTTGTTGCGGCGACCCTTGGTCTGGCCCTCAGCGGTTGCGCCATGTTCACCTCCTGGAAGAGCATCCCGCCGCCCGGCGGCTGCGACCAGTGCCACACGCTGGCCATCTCCGCCAATTGGCAGGTCACCTACCGACCGGCCGTGGTGTCTGATGAGCGGGGCCGGCCATATTTCCAGACGCCGGAATACAACCTCCCCCAACAGGGCAAACAGCAATCACCCCTCGACACGAAGAAGGTCGAGGAGATGGCATGTTTCGATTGCCACAAATCGCCGACCCCGGCGCATCAGGGGCGCAAGGGACGCTTTCACCATTGATTCCCGCCGCCCACGGGCACGGCTTCCCGCAAGCGGCTTTGTTTGTGCTCTAATTATTTTTTCTAAAAAAATAGCTCAAGTTACACAAAAAAATATTGACATAGATTTTTTTGCGAGTATATTTCGTGTTTGATTTTCAAAACCATGCGCATTGCGTTCAAATGGTGAATTCTAAGAGAAAGAGGTGACACACAATGAAAAAACTGATCTCCCTGACGCTGGTACTGGCCCTTGCTACCGTTTTTGCTGCCGGCTGCAAGAAAAAAACGGAAGAAGCTCCGGCTCCGGCTCCGGCTCCGGCCGCTGCTCCTGCCCCGGCTCCCGAGCAGAAGCCGATGTCTTCCGCTAAAGCTGCTCCGGCTGCTGAAGCCCCCAAGGCTCCTGAAGCTCCCAAGAAGTAATTCCGCTTTCCCTGTTGTGGATTGCACAAGCCTGCGGGGTAACCCGCAGGCTTTTTTTATGTCCACAACCAAAGTTCGAGCATCACCAAATGCGGCGCACCTGGCGCACGCGCTTCCCGGAGGAGACAAACCGCCATGCACGAGATGTCCATAACCCAGGGAATCATCGATATCTGCGAACGGCACGCCGGCGGCCGGCGCGTACTCTCATTGGACGTGGAGATCGGGGAGTTGAGCAGCGTGGTCCCCGAAGCGGTGGAGTTCTGTTTTGAGGCATGCAGCCGCGGCACCCTGCTGGAGGGGGCGCGCCTGAACATCCTGCGCATCCCGGGCCGGGGACATTGCCTGGATTGCGGAACGGACACGCCGCTCACCGCGGCCTTCGGCTCGTGCAGTCGCTGCGGCGGCTATCGGGTCACCGTCGAAACAGGAGAAGAGATGCGGGTCCGGGAAATCGAGGTGGATGAATGAAGGGGGGGCGCTGCCGGACGGAGCGCCCCTTTTTGCGGCATCAGCCATAGCGGCCAACCGGATTGCACGACGGCGGCCACGTCCCGCAAAAGCAGAAAAGGCCGGGCCGAAATCAGTGTCGCCACGATTTCGGCCCGGCCTTTTGTTAATCCCCCTGGCCCATTGTCACCTATAAGACCAGGGTACATCCCGTCCCTATTCGTTCCACCCTTCGGAGTGGGCTTCGCCGATCTGCTCCCAGTGCTCGGGAGAACGCCACAGGCTGGAGAGGATCAGCTCGCGGATATGGAGGAACTCCTTGGGCAGACGGTCGTACATCTTGACGAACAGCTCCTCGTGGGAGAGGACCTCGTTCTGCCAGACCCCCCGGTCAACCGACATGAGCTCGTTGAACTTCTCGCGGGTCATGTCCAGCCCTTCCCAGTCCATGTCCTCGTAGCGGGGCATCCAGCCCAGGGGAGACTCGACGGCGCCGCCCTTGCCCTGAACCCGCTCGACGATCCACTTCAACACCCGCATGTTGTCGCCGTAGCCGGGCCAGATGAACTTGCCGTTGGCATCCTTGCGGAACCAGTTGACGCTGAAGATGCGCGGCGGACGGGGAATGCTGCGGCCGAACTGCAGCCAGTGGGCGAAGTAGTCGGCCATGTGGTAGCCGCAGAACGGAAGCATGGCAAAGGGATCGCGGCGCACGTTGCCCGTGGCGCCGACCGCTGCCGCCGTGGTTTCAGAGCCGAGGGTGGCGGCGAGATAGACGCCGTAGTTCCAGTTGAACGCCTGGTAGACCAGCGGCACGGTATCCTTGCGGCGGCCGCCGAAAATGAAGGCGCTCATGGGCACCCCTTTGGGGTTTTCCCACTCCGGGTCGATGCAGGGGCACTGGGAGGCCGGGGCGGTGAAACGGGCGTTGGGATGGGCCGCCGGACGGCCGCAGCCGGGCGTCCATTCCTTACCCTGCCAGTCGGTGAGCTTTGCCGGCGGCTCGTCGCTCATCCCCTCCCACCACACGTCGCCGTCCTCGGTCAGGGCTACGTTGGTGAAGATGGAATTCTTCTCGCAGGAGATCATGGCGTTGGGGTTGGTCTTGTAGTTGGTGCCGGGGGCCACGCCGAAATAGCCGAATTCCGGGTTGATGGCGTAGACCTGCCCGTCGGCGGCCGGCTTGATCCAGGCGATGTCGTCGCCGATGGTGGTTATTTTCCACCCCTTCTCCTGGAACGGCTTGGGAGGGATGAGCATGGCGAAGTTGGTCTTGCCGCAGGCGCTGGGGAAGGCGGCGCCCACGTAGGTTTTGTCACCTTTCGGCGATTCCACGCCGAGGATCAGCATGTGCTCGGCCAGCCACCCCTCATCCTTGCCCTGTTTGGAAGCGATGCGCAGGGCGAGGCACTTCTTGCCCAGAAGGGCGTTGCCGCCGTAGCCGCTGCCGAAGGACCAGATGGACCGTTCTTCCGGGAAGTGGACGATGTACTTTTCCTTGTTGCACGGCCAGGGGACATCCTGCTGGCCCGGCTGAAGCGGTGCGCCCACGGAATGGAGGCAGGGGACGAACTCGCCGTTGCCGAGTACGTCCAGGACGGCCTTGCCCATGCGGGTCATGATGCGCATGCTGACGGCAACGTAGGGAGAGTCGGAGATCTCGATCCCGATCTTGGAGATGGGGGAGCCGAGCGGACCCATGCTGAAGGGGATGATATACATGGTGCGCCCCTTCATGCACCCCTTGAAGAGCTTCTGCAGGGTTTCCTTCATCTCCTTGGGGGGCATCCAGTTGTTGGTGGGGCCTGCATCCTGTTTGGAAAGGCTGCAGATAAAGGTGCGGTCCTCGACCCGGGCCACGTCGATCGGGTCCGACCAGGCGAGATAGCTGTTGGGGCGCTTCTGCTCATTCAGCTTGCGGAAGGTGCCTGATTTGACCAGCAGGTTGCAGAGTTCGTCGTACTCCTCCTGGGAGCCGTCACACCAATGTATCCTTTCGGGCTCGCACAGGGCGGCGGCCTCTTCGACCCATTTCAGCAGCTTCTCATTTTTGGGGACCTCATAACTCATACCACTTCCTCCTCATGTCGTTAAGTTTCATACCTAAAACCGAAAAGAATCCTGGTCACGATAGGCACTATGACTATGCTGGCGATGCTTATGCGGCGGGAACGGCACCAGGAAGAAGGGCGGGCAAAACCAGCCCTGCCGGGCTGGTTGGAGCAACTGGCCG is a window of Geobacter sp. FeAm09 DNA encoding:
- a CDS encoding TatD family hydrolase, yielding MQSQADLELIDTHCHLDLEPLAPHLPRVLAAARRAGVTRFVVPGVHPDGWQRIRALATAHHEILPAAGIHPMHADVANDDTLAALAGMAADSVAIGEIGLDPAYPVPLEIQEAAFREQLGLAISHGLPVLVHCRRAFHRTLQIMREERADRVGGIMHAFSGSLEMAREFIRLGFCISLSGTLTWHEAVRPLHLAREVPLDRLVLETDAPDMPPQGHRGSPNQPAWLVETLLALAAAKNSTPEAVATATRENSVRVLGLARERNVS
- a CDS encoding multicopper oxidase family protein, encoding MTKGKCTSWIFLPLACAVLMVGGCSGNTTNNYGSGSSPASASQNPLNPKTLVQFKNPFVEIPIAPAPTANSYTATARKNDDWDFGLRIVDGVTGQTIRPKDPVTGQTIKTPTWYYDVNDAPLGIYGATVETTSNNPVTITYVNDLRDELPDPNATGLVKGIKGTGTLLTKHLLAVDTTVDGMNLGEPEVRTVPHLHGGHVDWRFDGHPEAWFTNIPASQQTAVKYGLAADPSRGFPGRPSDNKAIYTYANDQNAATLWFHDHSYGITRLQAYAGIAAFYLIRDSFEDALGLPRGPLGPNPVVPTLTSYKYDLPLVIQDKAFTADGALVFPTFTNLGLYTFNALRDKNGNATNTIRPEMFGNVNVVNGMAWPSKTVEQTAYRFRVLNAADSRVYNLWLEDADDGTVITPALAAQAATGAGQPGLAWPVIQIAAEQGLFPTAVPVMTGARDLGLTLANAERADIVIDFSHPVFRKNGAGRKLILRNDAPAPFGGLFGPANEDMSTLDPNTTGKVMRFVVDAATTATSYDAQIKAWTASLRPFAQQGGDLNAATPGTVRYIDLQERKDAAYAFFDPIANTTVYRTELLINGLRFSDPITENVPHDAVEEWVIINTTPDMHPLHLHLVKFQIIEKGHIKAGPGGTPLTDTERALLGLPPQPAPPEPPFSPPNYIRADGAGALPAPITSYTAYMPNTDPRDDPSGTPTGTLVPDTPGNSLFARSGNEIGYKDMVKVPPAMVSYDPNAGGEVVNPGYVRIRARFDLPAGAQAPATYMYHCHIISHEDEEMMRPFTVK
- a CDS encoding TIGR04283 family arsenosugar biosynthesis glycosyltransferase, which gives rise to MTCDHPPELSIIVPVLNEAAHLPSLFATLAAQQGLCFELVLCDGGSEDGTPQRAARLARQAPFPAEVVSASRGRGRQMNAGAAVAQADTLLFLHADSTFVAADALARGLSALRARQAAVGCHEAAGRFALRFCRSNGAPSPAYFFYEAKARLARPECIRGDQGFMLPRPFFRSLGGFDERMPFLEDLHFVAAAAQRCDWLLLPAEVGTSARRFEAEGLWERQVLNAIIVNCLVAGWTEFFTALPGLYRLDADTGRLSLHPLLAGIRALLARRPGGWRRAFWRTTGRHVAANAWQPFFWLDTRRAFFRGQGPGEVEPRWLGLYERRLKRFFGTLPAAMAAAGLVRLWFRLMLAGRPRNAPTGTRQTG